A window of the Cystobacter fuscus genome harbors these coding sequences:
- a CDS encoding arabinose ABC transporter substrate-binding protein, with protein MRLWKNLIVACAVSLLSAFTASAADAKDVKIGFVVKQPEEPWFQDEWKFADIAAKEKGFTLVKIGAEDGEKALAAIDNLGAQGAQGVIICTPDVKLGPGLVARANANQLKLMTVDDRLVDSKGRPLEKVPHMGISATKIGEAVGQAIVDQIKARGWNMKEVGAIRVSYDQLPTAKERVEGAISVLKKNGFLAQNIFDAPQSKTDTEAALNAANVVLNKNAGIKKWVAFGLNDEAVLGAVRATETAGLKAADVVGIGIGGSDASINEFKKSAPTGFYGSIIISPKRHGYETTLNMFNWVSTGKEPEKLILTSGELATRDTYKDVRKQLGL; from the coding sequence ATGCGCCTTTGGAAGAACCTGATCGTGGCTTGTGCCGTGTCCTTGCTCTCGGCGTTCACCGCCTCCGCCGCCGACGCCAAGGACGTGAAGATTGGCTTTGTCGTCAAGCAGCCCGAGGAGCCCTGGTTCCAGGACGAGTGGAAGTTCGCGGACATCGCGGCCAAGGAGAAGGGCTTCACCCTGGTGAAGATTGGCGCCGAGGACGGTGAGAAGGCGCTGGCGGCCATCGACAACCTCGGGGCGCAGGGCGCCCAGGGCGTCATCATCTGCACGCCCGACGTGAAGCTCGGGCCGGGTCTGGTGGCTCGGGCCAATGCCAACCAGCTCAAGCTCATGACGGTGGATGACCGGCTGGTGGACAGCAAGGGCCGGCCGCTGGAGAAGGTGCCGCACATGGGCATCTCCGCCACCAAGATTGGCGAGGCGGTGGGGCAGGCCATCGTGGATCAGATCAAGGCGCGAGGCTGGAACATGAAGGAGGTCGGTGCCATCCGCGTCTCCTATGATCAGCTCCCCACGGCGAAGGAGCGCGTCGAGGGCGCCATCTCCGTGCTCAAGAAGAACGGCTTCCTGGCGCAGAACATCTTCGACGCGCCCCAGAGCAAGACGGACACCGAGGCGGCGCTCAACGCGGCCAACGTCGTGCTCAACAAGAACGCGGGCATCAAGAAGTGGGTGGCGTTCGGCCTCAACGACGAGGCGGTGCTCGGCGCCGTCCGGGCCACCGAGACGGCCGGGCTGAAGGCGGCGGACGTGGTGGGCATCGGCATCGGCGGCTCGGACGCGTCCATCAACGAGTTCAAGAAGTCCGCTCCGACGGGCTTCTACGGCAGCATCATCATCTCGCCCAAGCGCCACGGCTACGAGACCACGCTCAACATGTTCAACTGGGTGAGCACCGGCAAGGAGCCGGAGAAGCTCATCCTCACCTCGGGCGAGCTGGCCACCCGCGACACGTACAAGGACGTCCGCAAGCAGCTCGGACTCTAG
- a CDS encoding LysR family transcriptional regulator, with amino-acid sequence MQLESLKMFCDVVETGSFSRAAQLNHVTQSAVSQQIRALENRYEQKLLSRSARQVTPTPAGERLFRGCKEILARFAEVEQEIREQSAEVHGTTTVSTIYSVGLHELRNVQKQLLKTHPKVNMRLNYRRNDQVYDDVILGAAEIGIVAYPQPRAGVDIHPFRDDKLAVVCAPNHPFASKAKVSLTALSGVPFIAFDREAPTRKALDRLVREKNLDLNPVMEIDNIETIKRAVEMGIGVAILPMATVAAEVAQGTIVSKPFAEGPVSRPIGLLIRKGKYLDRASAAVLEAFKLAEASAEES; translated from the coding sequence ATGCAGCTTGAATCCCTGAAAATGTTTTGTGACGTGGTTGAGACCGGCTCCTTCTCGCGTGCCGCGCAGCTCAACCATGTGACCCAGTCGGCGGTGAGCCAGCAGATTCGCGCCCTGGAGAACCGCTACGAGCAGAAGTTGTTGTCGCGCAGCGCGCGGCAGGTGACGCCGACGCCCGCGGGCGAGCGCCTCTTCCGAGGGTGCAAGGAAATCCTGGCACGCTTCGCCGAGGTGGAGCAGGAGATCCGCGAGCAGTCCGCCGAGGTGCATGGCACCACGACGGTCTCCACCATCTATTCGGTGGGTCTGCATGAGCTGCGCAACGTGCAGAAGCAACTGCTCAAGACCCACCCCAAGGTGAACATGCGCCTGAACTACCGGCGCAATGATCAAGTGTATGACGATGTCATCCTGGGTGCGGCGGAGATTGGCATTGTCGCCTATCCGCAGCCACGCGCCGGCGTGGACATCCACCCGTTCCGCGATGACAAGCTGGCGGTTGTTTGCGCTCCCAACCATCCATTCGCCAGCAAGGCGAAGGTGAGCCTCACGGCGCTCTCGGGCGTGCCCTTCATCGCCTTTGATCGCGAGGCGCCCACGCGCAAGGCGTTGGACCGGCTGGTGCGCGAGAAGAACCTGGACCTCAACCCGGTGATGGAGATCGACAACATCGAGACCATCAAGCGCGCGGTGGAGATGGGCATCGGCGTGGCCATCCTCCCCATGGCGACGGTGGCGGCCGAGGTGGCGCAGGGGACGATCGTCTCCAAGCCCTTCGCCGAGGGGCCGGTGTCCCGACCGATCGGCCTGCTCATCCGCAAGGGCAAGTACCTGGACCGGGCGTCCGCCGCGGTGCTCGAGGCCTTCAAGCTCGCTGAAGCATCGGCCGAGGAGAGCTGA
- the araG gene encoding L-arabinose ABC transporter ATP-binding protein AraG produces the protein MPPFLEFTNITKSFPGVRALKELSFSVPAGRVIGLLGENGAGKSTLIKILGGDYQPDSGEIRIAGQARRFTSTRASLGAGVTVVHQELQLVPELTVAENLMLGRFPSKAGVVDFRKLFEQVGAVLKDIGVEVDPRVKVSELSIGTRQMVEIAKAAIFDASVIALDEPTSSLSAHESEVLFRLVDRLRAAGKVILYVSHRLDELFRLCDGCVVLRDGRLVAHHETMEGLTREVLVREMVGREIQDIWGWRPRKLGDVRLSASGVRGSRLPIPASFEVRAGEILGFFGLVGAGRSELARLLYGADRRHGGELRMDGQPVHVRNPRQAVRAGLVLCPEDRKADGILQGRSVEENVNVSCRRHFSPLGLINPAREARMAEDYIKRLGVRTPSRFQDIVNLSGGNQQKVILSRWLAEQGIKVFIVDEPTRGIDVGAKSDIYEVLYGLAELGISIIVISSELPEVMGISDRILVMCGGRITAEFDRPDFSEEKLLAAALPDRSVAQEDSK, from the coding sequence ATGCCCCCGTTCCTCGAATTCACGAACATCACCAAGAGCTTCCCCGGGGTCCGCGCCCTCAAGGAGTTGAGCTTCTCCGTCCCCGCTGGCCGGGTCATCGGCCTGTTGGGCGAGAACGGCGCGGGCAAGTCCACGCTCATCAAGATCCTGGGCGGGGACTACCAGCCGGACTCGGGGGAGATTCGCATCGCGGGCCAGGCGCGGCGCTTCACCTCGACGCGCGCCTCGCTCGGCGCCGGAGTCACCGTGGTGCACCAGGAGCTGCAACTGGTGCCCGAGCTGACGGTGGCCGAGAACCTCATGCTCGGCCGCTTCCCCTCGAAGGCGGGGGTGGTGGACTTCCGCAAGCTGTTCGAGCAGGTGGGCGCCGTCCTGAAGGACATCGGCGTGGAGGTGGATCCCCGGGTCAAGGTCTCCGAGCTGTCGATCGGCACCCGGCAGATGGTGGAGATCGCCAAGGCCGCCATCTTCGACGCCTCCGTCATCGCCCTGGACGAGCCCACCTCGTCGCTCTCCGCGCACGAGAGCGAGGTGCTCTTCCGCCTCGTCGACCGGCTGCGCGCGGCGGGCAAGGTCATCCTCTACGTCTCGCACCGGTTGGATGAGCTGTTCCGGCTGTGCGATGGCTGCGTGGTGCTACGCGATGGCCGCCTGGTGGCGCATCACGAGACCATGGAGGGCCTCACGCGCGAGGTGCTGGTGCGCGAGATGGTGGGGCGGGAGATCCAGGACATCTGGGGCTGGCGGCCCCGGAAGCTGGGCGACGTGCGCCTGTCGGCGTCGGGGGTGAGGGGCTCGCGCCTGCCCATTCCCGCGTCCTTCGAGGTGCGCGCCGGGGAGATCCTCGGCTTCTTCGGACTGGTGGGGGCGGGGCGCAGCGAGCTGGCGCGCCTGCTCTATGGCGCCGACCGGCGGCACGGGGGCGAGTTGCGGATGGATGGCCAGCCCGTCCACGTCCGCAACCCGCGGCAGGCGGTGCGCGCGGGGCTCGTGCTCTGTCCCGAGGACCGCAAGGCGGACGGCATCCTCCAGGGCCGCTCGGTCGAGGAGAACGTCAACGTCTCCTGCCGCCGCCACTTCTCGCCGCTGGGGCTCATCAACCCGGCCCGAGAGGCGCGCATGGCCGAGGACTACATCAAGCGGCTCGGTGTGCGCACGCCGTCGCGCTTCCAGGACATCGTCAACCTGTCGGGCGGCAACCAGCAGAAGGTCATCCTGTCGCGTTGGCTGGCCGAGCAGGGCATCAAGGTCTTCATCGTCGACGAGCCCACCCGCGGCATCGACGTGGGGGCCAAGAGCGACATCTACGAGGTGCTGTACGGCCTGGCGGAGCTGGGCATCTCCATCATCGTCATCTCCAGCGAGCTGCCCGAGGTCATGGGCATCAGCGACCGGATTCTCGTCATGTGCGGTGGCCGCATCACGGCGGAGTTCGACCGACCCGACTTCTCCGAGGAGAAACTCCTGGCGGCGGCACTGCCCGACCGCTCCGTGGCCCAAGAGGATTCGAAATGA
- the araH gene encoding L-arabinose ABC transporter permease AraH, which yields MNRLKRIVLGEQGLVILFLLALAIVSLTIPNFMTQRNVLGLLQAVVTIGIVSCTMMLCLASRDVDLSVGSTVAFTGMIAVMMANHTENILLGLLAAIAAGVVVGAVNGIIIAKLGVNAFITTLATMQVVRGLALISSDGRAVGVDDSDYFEIAQKTVVGVPMPILVMGVVFLLFGFVLNRTVFGRNTLAIGGNPDASRLAGLNVGATRIIIFVLQGVACAVAGILLSSRITSGQPNAAQGLELSVISACVLGGVSMSGGRAAVSGVLVGVLIMGIAENVMNLMNIQAFYQYVARGVILLLAVLLDNLRTRAMGRRG from the coding sequence ATGAATCGTTTGAAGCGCATCGTGCTCGGTGAGCAGGGACTGGTCATCCTGTTCCTGCTCGCCCTGGCGATCGTCTCCCTCACCATTCCCAACTTCATGACCCAGCGCAACGTGCTGGGCCTGCTCCAGGCGGTGGTGACCATTGGCATCGTGTCCTGCACGATGATGTTGTGCCTGGCCTCTCGCGACGTGGACCTGTCCGTCGGCTCGACGGTGGCCTTCACCGGCATGATCGCCGTGATGATGGCCAACCACACCGAGAACATCCTGCTCGGGTTGCTGGCCGCGATCGCGGCCGGCGTGGTGGTGGGTGCCGTCAACGGCATCATCATCGCGAAGCTCGGCGTCAACGCCTTCATCACCACGCTGGCGACGATGCAGGTGGTGCGCGGTCTGGCGCTGATCTCCTCCGACGGTCGCGCCGTCGGCGTGGATGACTCGGACTACTTCGAGATCGCGCAGAAGACCGTGGTGGGCGTGCCGATGCCCATCCTCGTGATGGGGGTCGTCTTCCTGCTCTTCGGTTTCGTGCTCAACCGCACGGTGTTCGGGCGCAACACGCTGGCCATCGGTGGCAACCCGGACGCCTCGCGGCTGGCCGGCCTCAACGTCGGCGCCACCCGCATCATCATCTTCGTGCTGCAGGGCGTCGCGTGCGCGGTCGCCGGCATCCTGCTGTCCTCGCGCATCACCAGCGGTCAGCCCAACGCGGCCCAGGGGCTCGAGCTGTCGGTCATCTCCGCGTGCGTGCTGGGCGGCGTGTCGATGTCCGGTGGCCGGGCGGCCGTCTCGGGCGTGCTGGTGGGCGTGCTCATCATGGGCATCGCGGAGAACGTGATGAACCTGATGAACATCCAGGCCTTCTACCAGTACGTGGCCCGAGGCGTGATCCTGCTGCTCGCCGTGTTGCTCGACAACCTGCGCACGCGCGCGATGGGGCGGCGTGGGTAG
- a CDS encoding MJ1255/VC2487 family glycosyltransferase, whose translation MRILYGVVGEGMGHATRSRVILEELTREHEVQIVVSGRAKDYLAKRFDKVHGIWGLTLAYEGNSVKKLQTLLQNVSGAIKGWPHNIRQYFELAEKFQPDVVVSDFESFSYLFGRNHRLPVISVDNMQIINRCQHDSALLAGWEEDFEGTRAIVKSKLPGCFHYLTTTFFYPPVRKERTTLLPSILRPEILAARSEPGEHLLVYQTSTSNTALPDILKQSGLPCHIYGLRRDITEDVRDGNLLYRPFSEAGFIDDLRTARAVVAGGGYTLMSEAVYLHKPMLALPVQGQFEQVLNALYLEKLGYGMYAPTLTVERLREFLERVPQCQKALEGYTQDGNVKMMSALREQLARAAEYKGRWWEDVEPGGPVNG comes from the coding sequence ATGCGAATCCTCTACGGCGTCGTTGGCGAAGGCATGGGGCACGCGACCCGCTCCCGCGTCATTCTCGAGGAGCTCACCCGCGAGCACGAGGTGCAGATCGTCGTCTCGGGGCGCGCCAAGGACTACCTGGCCAAACGCTTCGACAAGGTGCACGGCATCTGGGGCCTCACCCTGGCTTATGAAGGCAACTCGGTGAAGAAGCTGCAGACGCTGCTGCAGAACGTCTCCGGGGCCATCAAGGGCTGGCCGCACAACATCCGCCAGTACTTCGAGCTCGCGGAGAAGTTCCAGCCCGACGTGGTGGTGAGCGACTTCGAGAGCTTCAGCTACCTCTTCGGCCGCAACCACCGCCTGCCCGTCATCAGCGTGGACAACATGCAGATCATCAACCGCTGCCAGCACGACAGCGCGCTGCTCGCCGGGTGGGAGGAGGACTTCGAGGGCACTCGAGCCATCGTGAAGTCCAAGCTGCCCGGCTGCTTCCACTACCTCACCACCACCTTCTTCTATCCGCCGGTGCGCAAGGAGCGCACCACGCTGCTGCCCTCCATCCTCCGGCCGGAGATCCTCGCCGCCCGCTCCGAGCCCGGTGAGCACCTGCTCGTCTACCAGACCTCCACCTCCAACACCGCGCTGCCGGACATCCTCAAGCAGAGCGGGCTGCCCTGCCACATCTACGGGCTGCGGCGGGACATCACCGAGGACGTGCGCGACGGCAACCTGCTCTACCGCCCCTTCAGCGAGGCGGGCTTCATCGACGACCTGCGCACCGCGCGCGCCGTGGTGGCCGGCGGCGGCTACACCCTCATGAGCGAGGCCGTCTACCTGCACAAGCCCATGCTCGCGCTCCCCGTGCAGGGTCAGTTCGAGCAGGTGCTCAACGCCCTGTACCTGGAGAAGCTCGGCTACGGCATGTACGCGCCCACGCTCACCGTGGAGCGGCTGCGCGAGTTCCTCGAGCGCGTCCCCCAGTGCCAGAAGGCGCTCGAGGGCTACACCCAGGACGGGAACGTGAAGATGATGAGCGCCCTGCGCGAGCAGCTCGCCCGGGCCGCCGAGTACAAGGGCCGCTGGTGGGAGGACGTCGAGCCGGGCGGACCCGTGAACGGCTGA
- a CDS encoding alpha/beta fold hydrolase — translation MKNHLILLLAMTALSACGPEDESLESHLGTGAETLGAEADPREGFVWLSTGVRMHYVEQGRRDGPVLVLLHGYTDSYRSFDLDYPLLSRRYHVYALDQRGHGDSSRPGGGYSQSDFAADVVAFLDARGHRSATLLGHSMGSFIAQQVALESPQRVQALVLVGSAPTSRGNAVIADLKSVVDTLSDPIDPAFVRDFQASTFYRPIPPTFLDTAVAESLKVPARVWKDALAGLAAEDHSSQLGSIRVPALVVGGDQDGLFSVAEQRALAQELGRGRLLLYPDTGHAPHVERPQRFVADVTAFLDSLRL, via the coding sequence ATGAAGAACCATCTGATCCTGCTGCTCGCCATGACGGCGCTGAGCGCCTGCGGTCCGGAAGACGAGTCCCTGGAATCCCACCTGGGCACGGGGGCCGAGACCCTCGGCGCCGAGGCGGACCCGCGCGAGGGCTTCGTGTGGCTGTCCACCGGCGTGCGGATGCACTACGTCGAGCAGGGCCGCCGCGACGGCCCGGTGCTCGTGCTGCTGCACGGCTACACCGACTCGTACCGCTCCTTCGATCTGGACTACCCACTGCTGTCGCGCCGCTATCACGTCTACGCACTCGACCAGCGCGGCCATGGTGACTCCTCGCGGCCCGGCGGCGGCTATTCCCAGTCCGACTTCGCCGCCGACGTGGTGGCCTTCCTCGACGCCCGGGGCCACCGGAGCGCCACCCTCCTGGGCCACTCCATGGGCAGCTTCATCGCCCAGCAGGTCGCCCTCGAGTCCCCCCAGCGCGTCCAGGCCCTCGTGCTCGTCGGCTCGGCCCCCACCTCCCGAGGCAATGCCGTCATCGCCGACCTGAAGTCCGTCGTGGACACGCTGAGCGATCCCATCGACCCGGCCTTCGTCCGCGACTTCCAGGCGAGCACCTTCTACCGCCCCATCCCCCCCACCTTCCTCGACACCGCCGTGGCCGAGAGCCTCAAGGTGCCCGCCCGCGTGTGGAAGGACGCCCTCGCGGGACTCGCCGCCGAGGACCATTCCTCCCAGCTCGGGAGCATCCGCGTCCCCGCGCTCGTGGTGGGCGGGGACCAGGACGGCCTCTTCTCCGTCGCCGAGCAGCGGGCGCTCGCCCAGGAGCTGGGCCGGGGCCGGCTGCTGCTCTACCCGGACACGGGCCACGCCCCCCACGTCGAGCGGCCCCAGCGTTTCGTCGCCGACGTCACCGCGTTCCTCGACTCGCTGCGCCTGTAG